A genomic stretch from Desulfonatronospira thiodismutans ASO3-1 includes:
- the hslV gene encoding ATP-dependent protease subunit HslV — MTFEGTTILAVKKNGRIAMAGDGQVTMGQSIVMKHTARKVRRMYKDSVLAGFAGATADAFTLFERFEAKLEEYRGNLLRASVELAKEWRMDKYLRRLEALLVVADKENVLIISGTGDVIEPDDGIAAIGSGGPYALAASRALVDNTELSAEDIVNQGMQIAARICVYTNNNIVTEKID, encoded by the coding sequence ATGACATTCGAAGGAACTACGATTCTGGCTGTTAAAAAAAACGGCCGGATCGCCATGGCTGGAGACGGTCAGGTGACCATGGGCCAGTCCATAGTCATGAAGCATACGGCCAGAAAAGTGCGTCGCATGTATAAGGACAGTGTCCTGGCCGGTTTTGCCGGAGCCACTGCAGATGCTTTCACCCTGTTTGAGCGGTTCGAGGCCAAACTGGAGGAATATCGCGGTAATCTTCTCCGGGCCAGTGTGGAGCTGGCCAAGGAATGGCGCATGGATAAGTATCTGCGGCGTCTGGAAGCCCTGCTTGTGGTGGCGGACAAGGAGAATGTCCTTATCATCAGCGGCACAGGTGATGTGATAGAGCCGGACGACGGCATAGCAGCCATTGGTTCCGGAGGTCCGTATGCCCTGGCTGCTTCCAGGGCCCTTGTGGACAATACCGAGCTGAGTGCTGAAGACATAGTCAATCAGGGCATGCAGATAGCAGCCCGGATATGTGTTTATACAAATAATAATATCGTCACGGAAAAAATCGATTAG
- a CDS encoding rhomboid family intramembrane serine protease: MIPLKDSIPNVYRPYMVMGLIGINALVFLYTVSLGPEGMNRIFHLYGLVPARFTQPEWAAWMGYPEAGFYTAITYMFLHGGFWHFLINSWMLWIFAVNIEDVMGSLRFLLFYLVCGVAALGTHIIFNLTSPIPVVGASGAVAGVMGAYFLLYPHSWVLTFIPPVFVFRIPAVIFLGIWFIIQIMSAIGAGIFSSGSGVAWWAHAGGFLAGMILLPLFKDNKRCYYCYQAQKKDEFFLE, from the coding sequence TTGATACCGTTAAAAGACAGTATTCCCAATGTGTACAGGCCTTACATGGTCATGGGCCTTATCGGGATAAACGCCCTGGTTTTTTTGTACACAGTAAGCCTTGGCCCGGAAGGGATGAACAGGATTTTTCATCTCTACGGCCTGGTTCCGGCCAGATTCACCCAGCCAGAATGGGCCGCCTGGATGGGTTATCCAGAGGCAGGATTCTACACGGCGATAACCTATATGTTCCTGCACGGGGGATTCTGGCATTTTCTCATAAACAGCTGGATGCTTTGGATATTTGCTGTAAACATCGAGGATGTCATGGGCTCCTTGAGGTTTCTGCTCTTTTACCTGGTGTGCGGGGTGGCGGCCCTGGGTACACACATCATCTTCAACCTGACCTCGCCAATACCTGTAGTGGGAGCATCCGGCGCAGTGGCAGGGGTGATGGGGGCATATTTTCTGCTTTATCCCCACTCCTGGGTGCTCACCTTTATACCCCCTGTTTTTGTGTTCCGGATTCCGGCGGTGATTTTTCTGGGGATATGGTTTATTATCCAGATAATGTCCGCCATCGGGGCGGGTATTTTTTCCTCCGGGTCAGGAGTGGCCTGGTGGGCCCATGCAGGAGGCTTTCTGGCCGGAATGATTTTGCTGCCTCTTTTCAAAGATAATAAAAGGTGTTATTATTGTTATCAGGCTCAGAAAAAGGATGAATTTTTTCTGGAGTAG
- the coaE gene encoding dephospho-CoA kinase (Dephospho-CoA kinase (CoaE) performs the final step in coenzyme A biosynthesis.) has protein sequence MGEELLFTVQESQAGSRLDRLVMQNIPRPAPSRSRVQDWIRKGNILLDGTVCLKPAHKLSAGQTVQVLAREENEDLEPVAGKLDIVYMDREMVVLNKPAGLSVHPSSSDPAPTLVHYLLYACPGLRLMTDRQRPGIVHRLDKDTTGLMVAALNQEAKEDLAGQFAGRRVHKTYLALVCGALKQDEGIINVPLARDQQSRARVAPSREGRSARTAYKVLKRDPSGLWSLVQVQIFTGRTHQIRVHFSHLNHPVLGDRIYGGTDWDRFGWKKRFLSRLAKRQLLHSSCLGIMHPVSRQWLEFISRPPRDFIRTLLWLVRKCQKVVVTGSAGCGKSSVLEYFRSLGFPVFSADKCVDDLYQPGSDGWLILRKRFGYRFTPQDDQPVDKKKLLAAVMQDSGLMDEIAHLIHPLVGHRLEEFWEKHADKRLALAEIPLWFESGMAGDRDCLSVGVFCPDFLRRNRVCSSRGWSPDVFESLDAMQFSQPEKIKRCQMVVDNSRDFQGLMDQVTALQRLLTGLRRKKAGVDYNHFKNMACNP, from the coding sequence TTGGGTGAAGAGCTTTTGTTTACGGTTCAGGAGTCCCAGGCCGGGTCCAGGCTGGACCGGCTGGTGATGCAGAATATTCCCCGACCCGCTCCTTCCAGGTCCAGGGTGCAGGACTGGATCAGAAAGGGTAATATCCTTCTTGACGGTACTGTCTGCCTGAAGCCGGCGCATAAGCTTAGTGCAGGCCAAACAGTCCAGGTTCTTGCCCGGGAGGAAAATGAAGATCTTGAGCCTGTAGCCGGAAAGCTGGACATTGTATACATGGACCGGGAGATGGTAGTTTTAAATAAACCTGCAGGCCTGAGCGTACACCCTTCCTCCTCGGACCCCGCTCCCACTCTGGTGCATTACCTGCTTTATGCCTGCCCAGGACTGCGGCTCATGACGGACAGACAAAGGCCCGGTATAGTGCACAGGCTGGACAAGGATACAACCGGACTCATGGTGGCGGCCCTGAACCAGGAGGCCAAAGAAGACCTTGCCGGGCAGTTTGCCGGACGCCGCGTGCATAAAACTTATCTGGCCCTGGTCTGCGGGGCCTTGAAACAGGATGAAGGCATAATCAATGTTCCCCTGGCCAGAGACCAGCAGAGCAGGGCCAGGGTGGCACCAAGCAGAGAAGGACGCAGCGCAAGAACAGCCTATAAAGTGCTGAAGCGTGATCCCAGTGGGCTTTGGAGTCTTGTGCAAGTGCAGATATTTACGGGACGCACGCACCAGATCCGGGTTCATTTTTCCCATTTGAACCATCCCGTGCTTGGGGACAGGATTTACGGCGGCACAGATTGGGACAGGTTTGGCTGGAAAAAAAGGTTTCTTTCCAGGCTGGCTAAAAGGCAGTTGCTGCATTCATCGTGCCTGGGGATCATGCATCCTGTAAGCCGACAATGGCTGGAATTTATCAGCAGGCCTCCCCGGGATTTCATACGCACCCTGCTGTGGCTTGTCAGGAAGTGTCAGAAAGTAGTCGTTACAGGGTCTGCGGGATGCGGTAAAAGCAGTGTGCTGGAATATTTCAGAAGTCTGGGTTTTCCTGTCTTCAGCGCGGACAAATGCGTTGATGATCTGTATCAGCCAGGCAGCGACGGATGGCTTATACTCAGGAAACGTTTCGGTTACCGTTTTACTCCACAGGATGACCAGCCGGTGGACAAAAAAAAGCTGCTTGCAGCAGTTATGCAGGACTCTGGGCTCATGGATGAGATTGCACACCTGATTCACCCACTGGTGGGACACAGGCTTGAAGAGTTCTGGGAGAAACACGCGGATAAGCGTCTGGCCCTGGCTGAAATTCCCCTGTGGTTCGAATCCGGCATGGCCGGAGACCGTGACTGCCTGAGTGTAGGGGTGTTCTGCCCGGATTTTCTGCGCAGAAACAGGGTCTGTTCCAGCAGGGGGTGGAGCCCGGATGTTTTTGAGAGCCTGGATGCCATGCAGTTTTCACAACCGGAAAAAATTAAGCGCTGCCAGATGGTGGTGGACAACAGCCGGGATTTTCAAGGGCTGATGGATCAGGTGACGGCACTGCAAAGGCTTTTAACGGGGCTTCGAAGAAAAAAAGCCGGCGTGGATTATAACCATTTTAAAAATATGGCCTGCAATCCTTGA
- the hslU gene encoding ATP-dependent protease ATPase subunit HslU, producing the protein MSTTLTPREIVHELDRYIIGQQDAKNMVAIALRNRWRRQQLDPELREEIAPKNIIMIGPTGVGKTEVARRLAKLAGSPFFKVEASKFTEVGYVGRDVESMIRDLMEIGVNLVRSEEREKVQAKAEANAEERLLDLLLPPKKAPEGQQGGQGQQQVAFQLESTGQAGDGYSQDQQSQADENRTREKLRKLWRDGRLNDRTVEVEVQAGSNVEIMSMPGMEDMEMQFRDMFSRVFPKKKKTKKVKVKNAYEILLQEETERLVDMDKVTEIAKDRVEQSGIIFIDEIDKVCASDKSSKADVSREGVQRDLLPVVEGCVVNTKYGMVRSDHILFIAAGAFHYAKPSDLVPELQGRFPLRVELSALTGEDFYRILTEPQNALTRQYRALLETEGISLEFDNQALEELSSFAQKVNDETENIGARRLYTIMEKLLQDLSFKAPELAGQKITVDKEYVREQLKDVQEDRDLTRYIL; encoded by the coding sequence ATGAGCACAACACTCACGCCGAGAGAGATAGTACACGAACTGGACAGGTATATAATCGGCCAGCAGGATGCCAAGAACATGGTGGCCATCGCCCTGCGCAACAGGTGGCGCAGGCAGCAGCTGGACCCGGAACTGCGCGAGGAAATAGCCCCCAAGAATATAATCATGATCGGCCCCACCGGGGTGGGCAAGACCGAGGTGGCCAGGCGGCTGGCCAAGCTGGCCGGGTCTCCGTTTTTCAAGGTGGAGGCTTCAAAGTTTACAGAAGTGGGCTACGTAGGCCGCGATGTTGAATCCATGATCCGGGACCTTATGGAGATCGGGGTCAACCTGGTTCGTTCCGAGGAGCGCGAAAAGGTCCAGGCCAAGGCCGAGGCCAATGCCGAGGAAAGACTTCTGGATCTGCTTCTGCCGCCCAAAAAGGCCCCGGAAGGCCAGCAGGGGGGGCAGGGCCAGCAGCAGGTCGCTTTTCAACTGGAGTCCACAGGACAGGCCGGCGATGGCTATTCGCAGGACCAGCAGTCTCAGGCCGACGAAAACAGGACCCGGGAAAAGCTGCGCAAGCTCTGGCGTGACGGCCGGCTCAACGACCGCACCGTGGAGGTGGAGGTGCAGGCCGGTTCCAACGTGGAGATCATGTCCATGCCGGGTATGGAGGACATGGAGATGCAGTTCCGGGACATGTTCAGCCGTGTTTTTCCCAAGAAAAAGAAGACAAAGAAGGTAAAAGTAAAAAATGCTTACGAGATCCTGCTTCAGGAGGAGACCGAGCGACTGGTGGATATGGACAAGGTGACCGAGATAGCCAAGGATCGCGTGGAGCAAAGCGGGATCATATTTATCGACGAAATAGACAAGGTATGCGCCAGCGACAAATCCTCCAAAGCGGACGTGTCCAGGGAGGGAGTCCAGAGAGACCTTTTGCCGGTGGTGGAAGGATGCGTGGTCAACACCAAGTACGGCATGGTCAGAAGCGATCATATACTCTTTATCGCCGCCGGGGCATTTCATTACGCCAAGCCCTCGGACCTGGTTCCGGAACTGCAGGGCAGATTTCCCCTGCGCGTAGAGCTTTCCGCCCTTACCGGCGAAGACTTTTACCGTATTCTCACTGAGCCCCAGAACGCCCTCACCAGGCAGTACAGGGCCCTCCTGGAGACCGAAGGCATTAGTCTGGAATTCGATAACCAGGCTCTTGAAGAGCTGTCCTCCTTCGCCCAGAAAGTCAACGATGAAACTGAGAATATCGGGGCCAGACGTCTGTACACCATCATGGAAAAGCTTCTGCAGGATCTGTCCTTTAAGGCCCCGGAACTGGCCGGTCAAAAGATTACCGTGGACAAGGAATATGTCCGGGAGCAGCTAAAAGATGTGCAGGAAGACCGGGACCTGACCAGGTATATACTCTAG
- the argB gene encoding acetylglutamate kinase: MESEANKAKILLEALPYIREFYSETVVVKYGGHAMIDANLKKSFALNIILLKYIGLNPIIVHGGGPQIGSMLEQLKIDCQFREGLRITDQATMDVVEMVLVGKVNKEIVSLINQCGGRSVGLSGKDGPTIMARKMEMVINRKDAPPEIIDLGKVGEVVNINTGLIQAVQARGFIPIIAPVGVDEEGETYNINADSVAGAMASALKAKKLILLTDVAGVQDPSGEIISSLTRRQAAQVMESGVVAGGMIPKLKCCMECVEEGVQKAHIIDGRVENSIILEIFTRGGIGTEVVL; encoded by the coding sequence ATGGAAAGCGAAGCCAATAAGGCCAAAATTCTGCTTGAGGCCCTACCATACATCAGGGAGTTCTACAGTGAAACCGTTGTGGTCAAGTATGGCGGTCACGCCATGATCGATGCCAACCTCAAAAAAAGTTTCGCCCTGAACATTATCCTGCTCAAGTATATCGGCTTGAATCCAATCATTGTCCATGGCGGCGGACCCCAGATAGGCAGTATGCTGGAACAGCTCAAAATAGACTGCCAGTTCCGGGAAGGCCTGAGGATAACCGACCAGGCCACCATGGACGTGGTGGAAATGGTCCTGGTGGGAAAAGTGAACAAGGAGATCGTCAGCCTGATCAATCAGTGCGGTGGCAGGTCGGTGGGCCTGTCCGGCAAGGATGGCCCTACCATAATGGCCCGCAAAATGGAGATGGTCATAAACCGCAAGGACGCTCCACCGGAGATCATCGATCTGGGCAAGGTGGGGGAAGTGGTAAATATAAACACCGGTCTTATTCAAGCGGTGCAGGCCAGGGGTTTTATTCCCATCATTGCTCCCGTGGGAGTGGATGAAGAAGGGGAGACGTACAATATAAATGCCGATTCGGTGGCAGGGGCCATGGCCTCGGCCCTGAAGGCCAAAAAGCTCATACTTCTGACCGATGTAGCCGGTGTGCAGGATCCTTCCGGGGAGATTATCTCCAGCCTTACCCGCAGGCAGGCGGCCCAGGTGATGGAGTCGGGAGTGGTGGCCGGGGGCATGATCCCCAAGCTCAAGTGCTGCATGGAATGCGTGGAAGAAGGAGTGCAGAAGGCGCATATAATAGACGGCCGGGTGGAGAATTCCATCATCCTGGAGATTTTTACCAGGGGCGGTATCGGCACAGAGGTTGTGCTTTAG
- a CDS encoding SufB/SufD family protein — MSQLNESETPRVDLGRYSFDQQEQPALKDLRQLSEADRKQLLMAGVDTSEAQRSGSYLHVNHSKVHCSSCQKGVEILDIKEALDKYDGLPEYYWQAVDKDKDEFTRAAAEKVHGGYFIRTEKGAKITDPVQSCLFIKGENVGQNVHNIIIVEEDSELHVITGCTTSADVTSALHLGISEIYIKKGGKLTFTMVHNWGSEVMVRPRTVAIVQEDGVFASNYILLRPVRSVQSFPAVFLNGERAVASFNSILVAPKGSYIDSGNKIVLNAPDTRGEIISRTITTGGTIIAPGIIEGNTAPAKGHLECKGLVLSEGIIHAIPELKATVPGVELSHEAAVGKIAQEEIEYLMARGLDEEQATSTIVRGFMNVDIMGLPAELQASIEEIIDETEKDMF, encoded by the coding sequence ATGTCTCAACTAAACGAAAGTGAAACACCCCGGGTGGATCTGGGCAGGTACAGTTTTGACCAGCAGGAACAGCCGGCCCTCAAAGATCTGCGGCAGCTGAGCGAAGCAGACCGTAAACAGCTGCTCATGGCCGGCGTGGATACTTCAGAGGCCCAGAGAAGCGGCTCATATCTGCATGTCAACCATTCCAAGGTGCATTGCAGTTCATGCCAGAAAGGTGTTGAGATCCTGGATATAAAGGAGGCTCTGGACAAGTATGACGGCCTGCCTGAGTATTACTGGCAGGCCGTGGACAAGGATAAGGACGAGTTTACCCGGGCCGCCGCGGAAAAGGTGCACGGAGGTTACTTCATCAGGACTGAAAAGGGGGCCAAAATAACAGATCCGGTCCAGTCCTGCCTTTTCATTAAGGGTGAGAATGTGGGCCAGAATGTACACAATATAATTATTGTGGAAGAAGACTCGGAACTGCATGTCATAACAGGCTGCACCACTTCGGCAGATGTGACCTCGGCCCTGCACCTGGGCATCTCCGAGATCTATATCAAGAAGGGCGGCAAGCTCACCTTTACCATGGTGCACAACTGGGGCAGCGAGGTCATGGTCCGGCCCCGCACCGTGGCCATAGTCCAGGAAGACGGGGTTTTCGCCAGCAATTATATACTGCTGCGCCCGGTGAGGTCTGTACAGTCCTTTCCAGCGGTGTTTCTAAACGGAGAAAGGGCCGTGGCCAGCTTTAACTCCATTCTCGTAGCCCCAAAAGGATCCTATATTGATTCCGGCAACAAGATAGTGCTCAATGCCCCCGATACCAGGGGAGAGATAATATCCAGAACCATCACCACCGGAGGGACCATAATCGCTCCCGGGATCATAGAGGGCAATACCGCCCCTGCCAAGGGTCACCTGGAATGCAAGGGCCTTGTTTTGTCTGAGGGTATTATTCACGCCATTCCAGAATTAAAGGCCACGGTTCCAGGTGTAGAGCTCTCCCATGAGGCAGCCGTGGGCAAGATTGCCCAGGAAGAAATCGAGTATCTCATGGCCCGGGGGCTGGACGAGGAGCAGGCGACTTCAACCATTGTACGCGGTTTCATGAATGTGGATATCATGGGTCTGCCGGCGGAGCTGCAGGCCAGCATAGAGGAAATAATCGACGAGACAGAAAAGGATATGTTTTAA
- the secD gene encoding protein translocase subunit SecD, producing MKANLRWKIPIILLVLLVSLAFFLPTFSKVKDSRIGEYLPDRQLNLGLDLQGGIHLLLNVEVEKAMERSLSQAGLDIRDDARENQIHVLRPSVNEDTKLEFTLLRSEQQGELEQLLSDRHPNLQIVDTEALEDDRIRYIMDYVPELKDEMHEMTMDQAVKTIRNRIDQFGLAEPDIRKQEENRVQVQLPGMDDPDRAIEIVGQTAHLEFKLVDEDADVRRAEEDGVVPPGSRLYYQVTEGPDDTESKQPIVLKDDTLMSGEHITNAHTAFDERNNPYVSLTFDSRGASIFERITGENIQERLAIVLDGEVYSTPVIQERISGGRASITGQFTVQEAHDLSVVLRAGALPAPVHIMEERTVGPSLGQESIERGVNSALIGGALVVAFIIFYYGFAGVVANTVLALNIILILAGLAGFGATLTLPGIAGIILTIGIAVDANVLIFERIREELRRGLSPRAAVQEGYNRATLTILDANVTTVIAAMILYQFGTGPVRGFAVTLTLGILASMFTAIFVSRVIFDIWIASRKPQTALNI from the coding sequence ATGAAGGCCAACCTGCGTTGGAAAATCCCCATCATACTACTGGTGCTGCTCGTCAGCCTGGCTTTTTTTCTGCCCACTTTTTCTAAGGTTAAGGATTCCAGGATCGGTGAGTACCTTCCGGACAGGCAGCTGAACCTGGGCCTGGACCTGCAGGGCGGAATCCATCTCCTGCTCAACGTTGAGGTCGAAAAAGCCATGGAAAGATCTCTTTCCCAGGCCGGACTCGATATCCGTGACGATGCCAGAGAAAATCAGATCCATGTTCTAAGGCCCTCGGTGAACGAGGATACAAAGCTGGAGTTCACCCTGCTTCGCAGTGAGCAGCAGGGAGAGCTGGAGCAACTGCTCTCGGACAGGCATCCCAACCTGCAGATAGTGGATACAGAGGCCCTTGAGGACGACAGGATACGCTACATCATGGATTATGTCCCGGAACTCAAAGACGAGATGCATGAAATGACCATGGACCAGGCGGTGAAAACCATCCGCAACCGCATCGACCAGTTCGGCCTGGCCGAACCGGATATCCGGAAGCAGGAGGAAAACCGTGTTCAGGTCCAGCTTCCCGGCATGGATGATCCCGACAGGGCCATAGAAATCGTCGGCCAGACCGCCCACCTGGAGTTCAAGCTGGTTGACGAGGATGCTGATGTGCGCAGGGCAGAGGAAGACGGTGTTGTTCCGCCTGGAAGCAGGCTTTACTACCAGGTGACAGAAGGCCCCGACGACACTGAGAGCAAGCAGCCCATTGTGCTCAAGGACGACACCCTCATGAGCGGGGAACATATCACCAACGCCCACACAGCCTTTGACGAGCGCAACAACCCTTACGTCTCTTTGACCTTCGACTCCCGGGGGGCCAGCATATTTGAAAGGATCACCGGGGAGAACATCCAGGAAAGGCTGGCCATAGTCCTGGACGGAGAAGTATATTCCACTCCGGTTATCCAGGAGAGAATTTCAGGCGGCAGAGCAAGCATCACCGGCCAGTTCACCGTGCAGGAGGCCCATGACCTCTCTGTCGTCTTGAGGGCAGGGGCGCTGCCTGCTCCGGTGCATATCATGGAAGAAAGAACAGTGGGGCCTTCTCTGGGCCAGGAATCCATTGAGCGCGGGGTCAACTCAGCCCTCATCGGAGGCGCCTTAGTGGTGGCCTTTATAATCTTTTACTACGGCTTCGCCGGTGTTGTGGCCAATACAGTCCTGGCTTTGAATATAATCCTCATACTTGCCGGTCTTGCCGGATTCGGGGCCACCCTGACCCTGCCGGGAATAGCCGGCATAATCCTGACCATAGGCATTGCTGTAGACGCCAATGTGCTCATATTTGAGCGCATAAGGGAGGAGCTAAGGCGGGGGCTGTCTCCCAGGGCAGCTGTGCAGGAGGGTTACAACCGGGCCACTCTGACCATTCTGGACGCCAATGTGACCACAGTCATCGCCGCCATGATCCTTTACCAGTTCGGCACCGGGCCGGTCCGTGGATTTGCCGTGACCCTGACCCTGGGGATACTGGCCTCAATGTTTACGGCCATATTTGTATCCAGGGTGATCTTCGATATCTGGATCGCCAGCCGCAAACCACAGACAGCACTTAACATCTAA
- the secF gene encoding protein translocase subunit SecF — protein MGFQIIRPDTSFDFMGKRKIALTISLVLLFLGLASLLVKGGPRYGIDFAGGVILQIQFESEVEMGKLESLLQEAQLPGMSLQTFGDRGDNEYLVRSSAEGLTTSDVREQTRQALQAEFQEDEFTFQRLEMVGPRVGEELRENALQALFFAVLLISIYISGRFEHKWFIAGFMAAGLGLGVYLLKILGAPLVFLILAALLISIMFTWYLKLSFALGAVLALIHDVLITVGIFSLLNKEFDLSIVAALLTIIGYSLNDTIVIYDRIRENMRKKISESLTQTINTSLNQTLSRTIVTSGTTLMVILSLLILGGGIIHDFAFALLVGVLVGTFSSVFVASSILLKLRPEIPGEDEKEEVIDVKARMDMRAQKKGR, from the coding sequence ATGGGTTTTCAGATAATCAGACCGGATACCAGCTTTGACTTCATGGGCAAAAGAAAGATTGCCCTGACAATATCTTTGGTCCTTTTGTTTCTGGGACTTGCTTCGCTTCTGGTCAAAGGGGGGCCGAGATACGGCATAGACTTTGCAGGCGGGGTGATTCTCCAGATCCAGTTTGAATCAGAAGTGGAAATGGGCAAGCTCGAATCCCTGTTGCAGGAGGCCCAGCTCCCGGGCATGTCCCTGCAGACATTCGGGGACCGCGGAGACAATGAATACCTGGTGCGCAGTTCAGCCGAGGGCTTGACCACCAGTGATGTACGGGAGCAGACACGCCAGGCCCTGCAGGCAGAATTTCAGGAGGACGAGTTCACTTTTCAGAGGCTGGAAATGGTCGGTCCCAGGGTGGGCGAGGAGCTCCGGGAAAATGCGCTGCAGGCTCTTTTCTTTGCCGTACTGCTCATATCCATTTATATATCCGGTCGCTTTGAGCACAAGTGGTTTATTGCCGGGTTCATGGCTGCAGGCCTGGGACTTGGGGTGTATCTGCTGAAAATCCTGGGGGCCCCCCTGGTCTTTCTCATCCTGGCCGCCCTTTTGATATCAATCATGTTCACATGGTATTTAAAGCTGAGCTTTGCCCTGGGGGCGGTACTGGCCCTGATACATGACGTACTCATTACTGTGGGAATTTTCTCGCTTCTAAACAAGGAATTCGACCTGAGCATAGTGGCCGCCCTGCTGACCATTATCGGCTATTCCCTGAACGATACCATTGTCATTTATGACCGCATCCGGGAAAACATGCGCAAGAAAATAAGCGAGTCTTTGACTCAGACCATCAATACAAGCCTGAACCAGACCCTGAGCCGGACCATTGTCACCTCCGGAACTACACTTATGGTAATTCTGTCCCTGCTCATCCTGGGCGGGGGCATAATCCACGATTTTGCCTTTGCCCTGCTGGTAGGTGTTCTGGTGGGAACATTCTCTTCTGTATTCGTGGCCAGTTCCATTCTCCTGAAACTGAGACCGGAAATCCCGGGAGAGGACGAAAAGGAAGAAGTAATTGACGTCAAGGCCAGGATGGATATGCGGGCTCAGAAAAAAGGCAGATGA
- a CDS encoding ABC transporter ATP-binding protein, with product MLTIEDLFVKVGGREILKGINLQISDGENFILFGPNGSGKTSLLMTLMGFDGYEIVKGRIYYNDQDITHMPAYDRARLGIGMSFQRPPTIHGLKTRDMVKLCAGGREVDVDEMAKEVNFTELLDRDINAGFSGGEIKRSELLQLMAQDPGLVLFDEPESGVDLENMNLIGKVIRGILDGPLEPRNGISMKELKSRHQTSGLIITHTGYILDYINADRGQVLYEGKLCCTARPRDILDHISKYGYKECVRCLN from the coding sequence ATGCTTACCATTGAAGATCTGTTCGTCAAGGTCGGGGGCAGGGAGATCCTCAAGGGGATAAACCTGCAGATAAGCGATGGAGAGAACTTTATACTTTTCGGTCCCAACGGGTCCGGCAAGACCTCCCTGCTTATGACTCTCATGGGTTTTGACGGCTATGAAATCGTGAAAGGCAGAATTTACTACAATGACCAGGATATCACCCACATGCCTGCTTATGATCGTGCAAGACTGGGTATCGGCATGTCCTTTCAGCGTCCTCCCACGATTCACGGACTCAAGACCAGGGATATGGTCAAGCTGTGTGCCGGGGGCAGGGAGGTTGACGTGGACGAAATGGCCAAGGAGGTCAATTTTACAGAGCTTCTTGACAGGGATATCAATGCAGGATTTTCAGGGGGGGAGATAAAAAGGTCGGAGCTCTTGCAGCTCATGGCTCAGGATCCCGGGCTGGTCCTTTTTGACGAGCCGGAGTCAGGTGTTGATCTGGAAAACATGAACCTTATCGGCAAGGTCATAAGAGGGATTCTGGACGGTCCTCTTGAGCCCAGAAACGGTATTTCCATGAAAGAGCTCAAATCCAGACATCAGACATCCGGGCTGATTATAACCCATACCGGATACATACTGGATTACATCAATGCGGACAGGGGGCAGGTGCTTTACGAAGGAAAGCTGTGCTGCACTGCAAGGCCCAGAGATATTCTGGATCATATCAGCAAATACGGATATAAGGAGTGTGTAAGATGTCTCAACTAA